One genomic window of Chloroflexota bacterium includes the following:
- a CDS encoding molybdopterin-dependent oxidoreductase, producing MTTRSFGSGIRRREDPRLITGRAPYTDDIKLPGMVHAAILRSPHAHANIKSIDTSAAASQPGVVAVYTGADTDGVLAGMPCAWLIPGSDLKTPEHPAIAKDRVRYVGDAVAVVVAGTRYEAEDALEHIEVEYETLGVVINPKAAAQPGAAQLHDDVENNIAFTWAVAGGDADAAFAAADVTVSDTITLPRLIANPMEPRSAVASYMAAMGELTLWSTSQNPHIARFLTSVVTGVPEHKIRVIAPEVGGGFGSKIPYYPDEAITAFCAMKLGVPVKWTETRSENYLATTQGRDHVEEVEMAATSDGTITGLRTTVYAGMGAYLSTAAPGVPTILHGLMYSGAYNIPNISGTIYGVFNNGTPVDAYRGAGRPEATTLIERLVDLTAAALDMDPAEFRRKNLIPKFENGHDVATGIIYDSGDYELTLNTCLANADYDGLRAVQAAARAEGRLVGIGMATWVEICGLGPSQVAGAVGFQGGLWESAIVRFHPTGKVNVMVGSSPHGQGEETTFAQIVSEELGVPVEDVEIIHGDTDNTPMGWGTYGSRTTVVSGGAIAFASRKIKEKSKELAAHLLEAAVEDIEYDDGRFFVRGSDDQAKTIQDIALMANVAWNMPEGMEPGLEASAFYDPPNFTYPFGTHLAVVEVNAETGHIDLQNYWAVDDCGVQINPMIVEGQVHGGVVQGVGPALWEGVVYDDNGQPLTGTMQDYALPRADLLPDINVASTTTPSPHHPLGLKGVGEAGTIAATPTVYNAVMDALRPLGVNRVDMPLTPEKVWRAINDAKNGG from the coding sequence ATGACGACGCGATCTTTCGGATCCGGCATTCGGCGCCGTGAGGACCCGCGCCTGATCACGGGCCGCGCGCCCTACACGGACGACATCAAGCTGCCGGGGATGGTCCACGCGGCGATCCTCCGCAGCCCGCACGCCCACGCGAACATCAAGAGCATCGACACCAGCGCCGCGGCGTCGCAGCCGGGCGTGGTGGCGGTCTACACCGGCGCGGACACGGACGGCGTGCTCGCCGGCATGCCCTGCGCGTGGCTGATCCCGGGCTCCGACCTGAAGACGCCGGAGCACCCGGCCATCGCCAAGGACCGCGTCCGCTACGTCGGCGACGCGGTGGCCGTCGTGGTGGCGGGAACGCGCTACGAGGCGGAGGACGCGCTGGAGCACATCGAGGTCGAGTACGAGACGCTGGGCGTGGTCATCAACCCCAAGGCGGCGGCCCAGCCGGGCGCGGCACAGCTCCACGACGACGTCGAGAACAACATCGCCTTCACATGGGCGGTGGCCGGCGGCGACGCGGACGCGGCCTTCGCGGCGGCGGACGTGACGGTCAGCGACACCATCACGCTGCCGAGGCTGATCGCGAACCCGATGGAGCCGCGGTCGGCCGTCGCGTCATACATGGCGGCGATGGGCGAGCTGACGCTGTGGAGCACGTCGCAGAACCCGCACATCGCGCGGTTCCTGACCTCGGTGGTGACGGGCGTGCCGGAGCACAAGATACGGGTCATCGCGCCCGAGGTGGGCGGCGGCTTCGGCAGCAAGATCCCCTACTACCCGGACGAGGCCATCACGGCCTTCTGTGCGATGAAGCTGGGCGTGCCGGTCAAGTGGACAGAGACGCGCAGCGAGAACTACCTTGCGACGACGCAGGGCCGCGACCACGTTGAAGAGGTGGAGATGGCGGCCACGTCCGACGGCACGATCACGGGCCTGCGCACGACGGTGTACGCGGGCATGGGCGCCTACCTCTCGACGGCGGCGCCCGGCGTGCCGACGATTCTGCACGGCCTGATGTACTCGGGCGCGTACAACATCCCGAACATCTCCGGGACGATCTACGGCGTGTTCAACAACGGCACGCCGGTGGACGCGTACCGCGGCGCCGGACGGCCCGAGGCCACGACACTCATCGAGCGGCTGGTGGACCTGACGGCGGCCGCGCTGGACATGGACCCGGCGGAGTTCCGGCGCAAGAACCTGATCCCCAAGTTCGAGAACGGCCACGACGTCGCCACGGGCATCATCTACGACAGCGGCGACTACGAGCTGACGCTGAACACCTGCCTGGCCAACGCGGACTACGATGGCCTGCGGGCGGTACAGGCGGCGGCCCGCGCCGAGGGCCGGCTGGTCGGCATCGGCATGGCGACGTGGGTTGAGATCTGCGGCCTGGGCCCGTCACAGGTGGCGGGCGCGGTCGGATTCCAGGGCGGCCTGTGGGAGAGCGCCATCGTGCGGTTCCACCCCACGGGCAAGGTCAACGTCATGGTCGGCTCCTCGCCGCACGGACAGGGTGAGGAGACCACCTTCGCGCAGATCGTCTCGGAAGAGCTGGGCGTGCCGGTGGAGGACGTGGAGATCATCCACGGCGACACGGACAACACGCCGATGGGCTGGGGCACGTACGGCAGCCGGACGACGGTGGTGTCCGGCGGAGCCATCGCGTTTGCCTCGCGGAAGATCAAGGAGAAGTCCAAGGAGCTGGCCGCGCACCTGCTGGAGGCCGCCGTCGAGGACATCGAGTACGACGACGGGCGGTTCTTCGTTCGCGGGTCGGACGACCAGGCCAAGACGATCCAGGACATCGCGCTGATGGCCAACGTGGCGTGGAATATGCCTGAGGGCATGGAGCCGGGGCTGGAGGCGAGCGCCTTCTACGACCCGCCGAACTTCACCTACCCCTTCGGCACGCACCTGGCGGTCGTCGAGGTGAACGCGGAGACGGGACACATCGACCTGCAGAACTACTGGGCGGTTGACGACTGCGGCGTGCAGATCAACCCGATGATTGTCGAGGGACAGGTGCACGGCGGCGTGGTGCAGGGCGTGGGCCCGGCGCTGTGGGAAGGCGTCGTCTATGACGACAACGGCCAGCCGCTGACGGGCACCATGCAGGACTACGCCCTCCCGAGGGCCGACCTGCTGCCCGACATCAACGTCGCATCCACGACGACGCCGTCGCCGCACCACCCGCTGGGGCTGAAGGGCGTCGGCGAGGCGGGGACGATCGCGGCGACGCCGACGGTGTACAACGCCGTCATGGACGCGCTGCGGCCGCTCGGGGTCAACCGGGTGGACATGCCGCTGACGCCAGAGAAGGTCTGGCGCGCCATCAACGACGCGAAGAATGGAGGCTAA
- a CDS encoding (2Fe-2S)-binding protein: MVSVPVEITINGRVFSGEVEPRQLLVHFIRENAGLTGTKVGCDTSQCGTCTVQLDGQIAKSCTVLAVQASGSTVNTIEGLSNGVDLHPLQEAFWNKHGLQCGFCTPGMIMASEELLRNNPSPSREEIRHALEGNICRCTGYQNIVSAVEEAAGAMGGS; this comes from the coding sequence ATCGTGAGTGTTCCTGTGGAGATCACCATCAATGGGCGGGTTTTCAGCGGGGAGGTGGAGCCCCGTCAGCTTCTGGTCCATTTCATCCGCGAGAACGCGGGGCTGACGGGGACGAAGGTGGGGTGCGACACCAGCCAGTGCGGCACCTGCACGGTGCAGCTGGACGGGCAGATCGCGAAGTCGTGCACGGTGCTTGCCGTGCAGGCGTCGGGGTCGACGGTCAACACCATCGAGGGCCTCTCCAACGGCGTGGACCTGCACCCGCTGCAGGAGGCCTTCTGGAACAAGCACGGCCTGCAGTGCGGATTCTGCACGCCGGGCATGATCATGGCCTCAGAGGAGCTGCTGCGGAACAATCCCTCGCCCTCGCGGGAGGAGATCCGGCATGCGCTGGAGGGCAACATCTGCCGCTGCACGGGGTACCAGAACATCGTGAGCGCAGTGGAAGAGGCCGCCGGCGCCATGGGAGGGAGCTAA
- a CDS encoding carbon monoxide dehydrogenase subunit G, with product MKLNGSYTFPIARDTLWAALMDPEVIGACLPGVQSFSAVAPDTYAFEVGFRVGIVSGAYKGTLEVRDVDAPNSYRMVVQGAGIRTDMKGEGSVALTPDDATTTTLTFDGDVNVTGILARVGQRMMGTVAKQQIDRLFQCLSAKAG from the coding sequence ATGAAACTCAACGGCAGCTACACCTTCCCCATCGCGCGCGACACCCTCTGGGCCGCCCTCATGGACCCCGAGGTCATCGGCGCCTGCCTCCCCGGCGTCCAGAGCTTCTCCGCCGTCGCCCCCGACACCTACGCCTTCGAGGTCGGCTTCCGCGTCGGCATCGTCTCCGGCGCCTACAAGGGCACCCTCGAGGTCCGCGACGTCGACGCCCCCAACTCCTACCGCATGGTCGTCCAGGGCGCCGGCATCCGCACCGACATGAAGGGCGAGGGCAGCGTAGCCCTCACCCCCGACGACGCCACCACCACAACCCTAACCTTCGACGGCGACGTCAACGTAACCGGCATCCTCGCCAGAGTAGGCCAACGCATGATGGGCACAGTAGCCAAACAACAAATAGACCGCCTCTTCCAATGCCTAAGCGCCAAGGCTGGGTAG
- a CDS encoding type II toxin-antitoxin system prevent-host-death family antitoxin: MVQVNISEAKAQLSRLLALVEAGEEVVIARNGVPVARLVAIPKKRTPQPGRLKGLVKLDDSFFDPLPEEELARWEG, encoded by the coding sequence GTGGTTCAAGTGAACATTTCAGAGGCGAAGGCGCAGCTCTCACGACTGCTGGCGCTGGTTGAGGCCGGCGAGGAAGTGGTCATCGCGCGCAACGGCGTGCCGGTGGCGCGGTTGGTGGCGATCCCAAAGAAGCGAACGCCGCAACCTGGGCGATTGAAGGGCCTCGTGAAGTTGGACGACAGCTTCTTTGACCCGCTGCCGGAGGAAGAGCTGGCACGGTGGGAGGGGTAG
- a CDS encoding phage major capsid protein, which translates to MALTLAEGAKLSNDMLLTGVIETIVKESPVLQVLPFIEVVGNGLTYNRENAAPSAAFYTVGDTWAESTPTFTQVTATLKILGGDADVDNYLRATRSNVQDLEAAVVHLKAKAVRAEFEDTFINGDVSSEAKSFDGIDRLTTSGQVVSMGANGATLTLDKVDELIDKVVDGKPHMLLMSRRTRRKLTALSRAAGSGLLVSDRNEFGMMLDYYDGVPIGVSDHIDDDKRAGSSTDASTIYALQFGEGAVAGLTGPGGLVAERVGSLESKDATRVRVKWYVAIASFNNLKLAKLTGVRD; encoded by the coding sequence ATGGCACTCACACTGGCGGAGGGCGCAAAGCTCTCAAATGACATGCTCCTGACCGGCGTCATAGAGACCATCGTCAAGGAAAGCCCCGTCCTGCAGGTCCTGCCCTTCATAGAGGTCGTCGGCAACGGCCTCACCTACAACCGGGAGAACGCCGCGCCCTCGGCCGCCTTCTACACCGTCGGCGACACCTGGGCCGAGTCCACCCCCACCTTCACCCAGGTCACCGCCACCCTCAAGATCCTGGGCGGCGACGCCGACGTGGACAACTACCTCCGCGCGACCCGCTCCAACGTCCAGGACCTCGAGGCCGCCGTCGTCCATCTCAAGGCCAAGGCCGTCCGCGCCGAGTTCGAGGACACCTTCATCAACGGCGACGTCTCCTCCGAGGCCAAGTCCTTCGACGGCATCGACCGCCTCACCACCTCGGGCCAGGTCGTCTCCATGGGCGCCAACGGCGCCACCCTCACCCTCGATAAGGTGGACGAGCTCATCGACAAGGTCGTCGACGGCAAGCCGCACATGCTGCTCATGTCGCGCCGCACCCGCCGCAAGCTCACCGCCCTCTCCCGCGCCGCCGGCAGCGGCCTGCTCGTCTCCGACCGCAACGAGTTCGGCATGATGCTCGACTACTACGACGGCGTCCCCATCGGCGTCAGCGACCACATCGACGACGACAAGCGCGCCGGCTCCTCGACCGACGCCTCCACCATCTACGCCCTCCAGTTCGGCGAGGGCGCCGTCGCCGGCCTCACCGGCCCCGGCGGCCTCGTCGCAGAGCGCGTCGGCAGCCTCGAGTCCAAGGACGCCACCCGAGTCCGCGTCAAGTGGTACGTCGCCATCGCCAGCTTCAACAACCTGAAGCTCGCCAAGCTCACGGGAGTGCGTGACTAG